The following coding sequences are from one Carnobacterium inhibens subsp. inhibens DSM 13024 window:
- a CDS encoding helix-turn-helix domain-containing protein: MELGDKLKSLRKEHNYSQNQLADKLYVTAQAISKWENNKSVPDIINLVGLSDLYNVSLDYLIKSDKELQSKLSIGTIRLKIFKWFVFSIILISLFLIITLAKAQFFMFQHGIGTWLVMGCILLYPFYFLSLYFI, from the coding sequence ATGGAATTAGGAGATAAATTAAAAAGTCTTCGTAAAGAACACAATTACTCTCAAAATCAACTAGCCGATAAACTCTATGTAACAGCTCAAGCTATTTCTAAATGGGAGAATAATAAGTCTGTTCCAGACATTATTAATTTAGTAGGACTAAGCGACTTATATAACGTTAGCCTGGATTACCTAATTAAGTCAGATAAAGAATTACAAAGTAAGCTATCTATAGGTACTATCCGTTTGAAAATATTTAAGTGGTTTGTATTCTCTATTATTTTGATTAGTCTGTTCCTGATCATTACTTTAGCTAAAGCTCAATTTTTTATGTTTCAACATGGTATAGGGACATGGTTGGTTATGGGCTGTATTTTACTTTATCCTTTCTATTTTTTAAGTTTATATTTTATATAA